CTGTAGAACTGCTCTGTATTACACGACTCTGAACTAGAGAATTGCTCATGGAATGATCAGCCCTTCCAGCATTCAAACCCCTTTTTCCCCCCGGACTTGCAAGCTGCAATTTGTTTACAAGATTATTAGGAGAAGAAAAGGCTACAGTCGCTTGTTTGGGGAAAAGTGGTGGTTGTCGTTGCTGCTGTTGCAGTTGTTGAGACATGACGCTGCATGCATCTACAGCTAAATTCGAGGATATGTGTGGAACTGCATTATTGTTTTCCATGATCTGATCATTCGCCGATGCATGATTTCTTTGTGTTTGCTGAAAACCAAAACCCAATCCGGCATTGTTATTAATTTCTTGTGATACCTCACCATAAAATCCACCATTGCATGACCTTTCAATTGGATGAGTAGCTTCTCCCACTACTCCTGCTTTAGACAAGAACTCTTCCAGTGTCATCTCTCCCAATGTTCCTTGTCTCTGTGGCAAGTTTGCTCCACCGTTACCATTCCCACTGCCATTTTTTTCACCTTCTTTAAGCAAGTTCAGTACTTCATCAACAGTTTTCTGACTAAGTGTCCGCGGTAATGTTAAAGAACCCTGTTTCTGCAAATTTCCACTAGCTACTAATATTCCTTCTCCAAAACCACAAGAGGATGCGATTGGTTGAGGCCCGTCGGATGTCCAGATATTCTTTAAAAACTCGTCCATATTCATGGATCCAAATTCCTTTCCAGCTCCACTAAAGGTACTCTGCAATTCATCAAAGGTCAACGAATAAACAGATGATTGTCCTCCCAAAGAGAAATTCCCCGCTGGCTTGGCGGCACTGCCTTCTGGCTGCGATGGGTCACCAATGTTCTTGAAATTTATGTACGAGCTCATTATTTATCCAAAGTCGACACAATGTCTGCTGATGCCAGCAATCCGATAGATCTGACAAACACTTATTATAATTAATCATCTAACTTAAGAAATGGAAAACAAGCAAATAAATACAAATTCCCTCCTATTGTTGGTTAATACTAATGCAACAATACCATGATTGGGAACTGCTTGCCTCGATAATTATCATTCTTTGAACAGCCAAGCAATTTCTAACATTAAGTAAACTTGTAACAATGATATAATTAAAACAGAGACTACCTATAAACTCCCATCACTATGCATGCCCAACTGTTTTTTCTTATCTTCTGCCAGATATAACACTAACAATACATAGACAAAACCTGGAAATTAACAAAGCTGCACAACTAACCTGAATATGACTAGTCTATTAAAATTTTATTCTGAAAGCTTTATAAATTCATTTTCATCAAATTCAGTGACATCAATAAAAATACGAAAATGACACATTTACAAAGAACACGAAATTGCCACCCCTTTATCCTAATCAAAATAACAACAAATCTAAAACTTCACTATCATGTCAACCAAGTCAAACCACCAGGAGCATAAAGAAATTCCAGTTCAAGAACTGCAGAAAATCAAGAATAAACATAAAACCTAAAAAAAAATCTAATCCTAAAATGTCAAAAGTTATATTTCCTCACTGTTTTACAGTTAAAATGTCACAAATGTCAGAAACACTGAATAAAAGGACAGCCATTAATTAAAAAAGAAAGCAGGTAAATCAAGAAAAGATACTTATATTTAGCATTAGCAACTCCACTCTACATCAGATCTGAAACATAACCAAAAAATCACAAAAACGTAAAAATCAAACATTTTTAACACTAATTAAAATCAAACAATTACTTATCCAATCCAACAATTTCAACCATCTTTCTAAATGTTGACTTAAAAAATCTCCTAAAAATCCAATCTTTAGCATACCCATCTAAAAAGATTCAAACTTTAAACTCTCAACACCAAGATTATCAACTAAACCTCAAGATTTAAACTTAAAAACAAAAGAATCAACAAGTGGGTACATAAGAAATACACACAGATAaattaaaaatacaaaaaattcACAACTTGGCAAGCATGAATAATGTTAAAaatagaggagagagagaaaagagGAAGACCATTTTACCCTTGTAGAGAGAGAAGCGTGTAGTTTCCTTCTTCTTGTGGTAGAGGATGACAAGTGGCTTGTAAGTAAGCTTTAGTGACTAGTAGTAGTAGTCTGCTTTTATAGGATACCTCTTTGATATTTATGTGTATAGTTTTATACTGTAAATGGTGCTTATCTAATTTTATAATGTGTGTAAGACCGTAAGTTTTAGTATATAAGTATAGTTATTGGAAGGATTAAGATATGCGAAAACGTGTACCAATGATTTGCTTCCAATGTAAGAACGCAACGTGACAGATTCTTAGCCGTTTGTTTTAGTGCCTGTGACAGTAACAATGAGgatgattttagcattttcttgtCTAATATTCAGAGTTCCTACTTTCTTTTTATATCAGGTGTTAGGGGTGAGCAGAAAACGGCAAAAACCGTTCATACCGCACCAAATCACAACGCAAAACACGGTTTTTAATTTTCGTGGTGTGgttgcggtttgaatttttaataaaccgcgcGGTACGGGTGCGGGTTgtggttttaaatttctgaaatgcggttcaaaccgcaccgcaccgcaatatttattatattataaatatatatatatatatatgtatataaatacacacacttatattcCTATCGGGTAACATAAAGAACCATTTTATGTTCTTAGTTAAACTGAATTTTACCGGATTGCCATAGCATCCTTATTGAGTTAGAAATAAATGTTAAATTGATTAAGGAATTCAAATGATATCTCTTGTTTCTATTTCTTCACTAGGAAAACCAAAATCCAAGTATTTATACTAGTGAACTAAGATGTTGCATTCTGATTGACTAAAACTATTTTCGGAAATttgattaaatttaagttttgtatttatttaattttttgaaCTTGTAAAGTATAAACTGCGGTGAACCACACCACACCGCACCGCATTTTCGTGGTGTGGTTTATGCGGTTTTCGAGAGTACacggtgcggttgcggtttgaaaATTTGAGCAAACCGCATGTGCGGTTTGGTTTGCGGTTTGAGGAAAAAATCGTACCGCCCGCACCGCGCTCACCCCTATCAGGTGTTATGGTGCGGTCTGATTAGCTATAAAATaatttacatatattttattaataaaaatattaaaattgcaAGTTCGctaattttatattatttgaGATTAAATTTTGGTAATTAATTTGATACCTCTAATATTATTCTTTTCTGTTAGATACCCAATTTTTgtatcaaaatatttttcaaatttgACATAacatgatattttaatttatgaaCACATGTGTCTCAACCTAACACATCCAGAAACAGTTTTGATAATCTTTTTGTATTTTTAACATTGCTCCATTTAACGAGAACTACATTCAACGGGAATAGTACTTTTTTCAAGTAAATTCTTGATTTGACAACAAAAAATTTATGACTTTTTAATATTTAGATGTATATAAAAATAGGTGaaaaattaaaatgatttaatatatcaaaatttatttttgacATCGTTGTAtctgttatacccaaaatttggcattggattaATGCGGGTCAAACGCAGGCTAATTACAGTCAAACTCGGTGTTGCATTGTAAAAGGTGAGGACGCGCCAAGGCAAGCAGGACGCACCCACCTTTGAAGAGGTGTTTTACAAATGATGGTTTAGTGATAGGAAAGCTTGAGAGCGCATGCCTGGAGTAGAACGCGCCCTAGATTATTGTACGCGTCCAGCATGGTGGGAACATTTGACAGTTATGTTTATTTGGCAATGAAGGTTGGATGACGCGCTCAGGGAGGTAGGACGCGTCCTGATATGCTGGATGTCAGGGAAGGTAGTTGCTGGAAGAATACATACATGTTTTATGAAGGTGAGGACGCGTCCAAtgtcttaggacgcgtcctgtgtaTGGTCAGTGCATCCTCATGAGGATAACTCAGGAAAAAGCATGCTTGGAAGGGAGCAATGGATGATTATTTctactaacgtatttgttgcaaGTACTCGTtaaagaattccctccttgatacggtcaaggagggggatgtctgTGAAAAGTTTGAAGGCCTCCAGGGTTATgtctgatgattgaaggcctcctcctgtattcaacagGTGTCCTCGTTAGGGATgtggggttaactttggtgtgtgctttgggaactctgttcttgtattcaacgggtgtcctcgttggagaactttggagtcatcctgcactttgcacccaagagcttgggatcatctgtcctgttatctggtgggttatcctcattcgggggacagggacgcgtccgacatttggggtgaaccgtggctatacatGCTTCCGTAAATTAAGGGAGATAgttgtagcggagtgttatccttgcgcagggagatgtattatccgtgaagtcctacgattacggacgagtcttgggccttcgcggttgggcctcataggtggacattcctaaagttagcggaagatggattctggatgggcttctaccgggtctaggaataagaagtctaagcccgttagatttcttattccccaagaactacgttaggcttgatccctatataaagggtacgtaggcacattgagaggggtaagaaATTGAGAGTTTATAAGGGAGCCACCACTTattctgatcaatctcagcctaaaacaatcacaaaccaccacacaccgcttgattttccggtgaagaaccaccgtcatagatcttaattctggcgagaaacctcaatctttgttgttaccagattcctccgtcaacagtATCTATggttttaatttaaaaaaatcgAAAATGAGAAAACATTGAAATCCTGCTTCTGTTATTCTTGTTGCGTAGAGTACAATTTAGTTTTTAAACAATACAAATATGTAGAGGTCACGGTCTGATTTTACGTGCTCCCCCCATAAATTGTAGTTTTGGGTTTGAACAAAGCTACTGCACGTTTTTTTTACGAACAAAGATTTTATTAACCAACTAAATCAGCTTTCAAAGCTACATCCACTCCAATAGGAACATAACTCCTATTGAAAAGTCGATACGGGAATGAATATGACTCTTGAGCTAACTCGTGAGCAGCCATATTAACAGACCGTTGAATAAATAATAATGAAATATTTTTGTTCTTGCATTAAGTCCCGACATTCCTCCACAATCTGACCAAACGGTGACACCATAGCAACCTTGGATCTGATTGCTTGAACAGCTACCATGCAGTCTGATTCAACCACTACTTCCTCCCATTCTTGATTTTTAGACCATCTAAGGGCTTTTTTATGGCCATGGCATCAGCCATTTCTTGAGAAACCATTCCCTGATATCCCACTGTCCTAGCTGTGATCATCTCCCTGCTTACATTTCTGGCTACCATCCCTGCACCAAAAGCATTATACTCCCTGAAAGTTGCTGCATCCACTGACACCTTGACAACTGATCCTTGTGGCTTGATCCAAGAACTAACCCCATCCCCTTCTTGAAGCTTAGGAAAATGAGAGTTGGTAATTTTACTTTGGGCATATCTTCATTGATCAAGGTACTGTTTAGCGATTGCAATGACAACATATACTCGAGTATATTTATTATTCCATGGAACTTCATTTCTAGCCTTCCAAATCGACCAACATACTGCTGCAATTTCTTCACACTTGTCTCTGTCATACTCTGCTAAAACTCGCTTCCACTAGTCAAATAAATTCTCTTCAACATGTCATTGGAAGCCTGAAATAGTTACCTTCCAGCATTGAACTGCTAGGGGAAACCACATAAACACATGATTAATTGTTTCGTAATCTCCTCGATACAAAGGGCACACCCCTTCCACCTGAACCATTTTTTGCTGCAGCGCCACCCTAGTAGGAAGACATTGATTTAACGCCCTCCACACCATGTTCAGAATTTTTGGTGGAGTTTTTAGTCTCCAAAGGTTTTTTCAAACCCTACTATCATCCTCCTGACACCACCTTTCTTTTTGGGCCTGCAACAAACGATATGCACTCCGCACCGAGTATTGACCTGATGACTCCTTACTCCAATAAAACTCGTCATGACCATCATCCTCCCTTATCTTGATTTGTCTTATACATTATTGGTCCCTTTCGTTGAAAAGATCACGGAGAATGTCTTCATCCCAACCATGGTATTCAGTTGACACAAGAGACGATACCTTGTTATGAGTTAAAGTCGGATGATTAGAAGTCACATACGGATTATTATCATCTAATAACCACGGTTGATTAACAATATCAATCATCTGACCCGATCCCACCTTCCACCTGATCCCTGCTAGAATTACACCTTTTTCCTCCTAAATGCTACGCCATACGTAACTAGGGTTACTACCAACTTCAGATTCCAGAAAACTACCTCTTGGGAAATAACTTACTTTGTAAACTTGACTGACCAGGCTATCAGGCTTTGTGAGAAATCTCCACGCTTGTTTTCCTAACATCGCCAAATTAAAATCTCTACCACCATTTAATTTGTGCTTGCTTAATATAGACCAACTCATCCAGTGTATTCCTTTCCTGTCAGACCTATTCCAGTTCcaccaaaattttaaaattatacgTTCAAAATCTTTTGTTATATCTACAGACAGCAAGAACAAGCTCATAGCGTATGTTGGTAATGAATGAGCCACTGATTTCACTAAAGTTTCTTTACCCCCTTGAGAGATGCATCTTCCTTCCCAACTCAACATTCTGTTTCTGACTTTATCCTTCAGAAAAGCCATAATGTTTCCCTTGCTTTTATTCAGCATATTCGGTAGACCCAGGTATTTGCAATTCTCTCCAGCCTCCTCCATTTGAAGTAAATGACATAAGTTTATTCTGACCTCCTTCTTAATATTTGTACTGAAGAAAACAGATGACTTAGCAATATTCACTTTCTGACCCGAGGCTTTCTCAAACACTTGTAGCAGATTCAACATATGTAAAGCTTCCTCCTCCTTCGCTTTACAATACAAATAATTGTCGTCCGCAAAGAGAATATGACTAATACTTGGAGCTGTCCTACACACCTTAATCTTGAATCAATTTTCGTTGCTCATAATTACGAAGCAAAGAAGACAGACCTTCAGCGCAAAGGATGAATAAATACGGGGACAAAGGGTCCCCTTGGCGTAACCCACGACTGGGATATATAGGACCAAACTCTCTTCTAACATGAGTAATGTTATACGAAATAGATCCCACACATTAAAGAATAAGACGAATCCACCGATCTGAATACCCCATTTTACACAATATAGCTTGCAAGTAGCCCCATTCAATTCTGTCATAGGCCTTGCTCATATCGAGCTTCAGCGCCATATGACCTTCTCGACCTCTCCTTTGCCTTTTCAAATAATGCATAACTTTGTAAGATAGCATGATATTATCAGAGATGAGCCTACCTGACATAAATGCACTATGGTTCTCTGAGATGACTGAATCAAGAGTTTGCTTGAGACGATTTGCAATGACTTTCCTTATAATTTTGACCAGGAAATTACAAAGCAAAATGGGTCTTAATTCGCTGATTATCGAGGGATTTTTCTTCTTGGGAATCAGAACAATATTGGTAACATTCAGGCATGCACCAATATCCCCATATCTGAAAAATTTCTTAGCCATATCAGTCACATCCTTGCCCACAATTTTCCAATTTTTCTGAAAGAAAGCCGGGGTCATGCCATCCGGCCCCGGCGCTTTGTCAGGGTGCATTTGGAACAGTGCATTTTTTACCTCTTCTTCATCTActtctcttaatagctactcATTTTGAGATGCTGTAATTGATATAGGAACACAGTCAATAACCTCCTTCCAATTTGCCTCTGTTGCTTGAAATAACTCATTGAAATAGCACATCATTAAGTCTGCCAAACCACTCTCCCAATCAATCCATTCCCCCTATGCATTTTTAAGTCTATGAATGTGGTTATTTCTCCTTCGATTGCTCGCCGATTTATGAAAGTATCTACTGTTCTTATCACCTGCTTGCAGCCATAGCTGCTTAGCTCTTTATCTCCAGAAAACCTCCATCTGATGTAAAATAAGTTATAGCTGCAGTTTCGCTTCTCTATACCTTTCAGCAGAATAAGCATCTCTCCCGCTTCTAAATTGCTTCATTACCTCCTTGCAAGACTTAATACGACTTCCAAAGTTCTCGGTTATCTCCTTGCCCCACAGTGCCAGCTTCTCACTACAAACTTGAATCTTTTGCTGAATCGAAATTAATCCCCCATCTTCCCAAGTGTCTCGAATCAGTTGATCACACATAGGCTCAGTTAACCAAGCATTCTCAAACTTAAAACGATACGTATTTGGACTTTGAATTTTATTATGCGGAACAAGAAATATAGGACTGTGGTCAGAAGTTGATCCTTCCAAATTATATAACTTCGCTACTGGAAACATCATCAAGCAGTCATCCGTAATTAGAGCTCTATTCAGCCTCACTTCCATCCAATCTGCTGTGTCCCTACCCCTTTCCCACGTAAATCTGTGTCCAATAAGATCATTATCATTCAAACAAGCATCGTGAATAGCTTCATTGAAACCGTTTATCAGCCATTGCGGGTAAGGATCCCCCCAATCTTGTCATCTAAGGATACGACATTGTTCAAATCTCCTATTACACACCATGGCAAGTTTGCATCATGAGCtaaatttcataataaatcccATGTTTTCCTTCTTTGAGATCTAGATGGCTCACTATACATTCTTGTCAAGCGCCAAACATTCATGTTCTCAATGTTGACCTTTACATCAATGTGGTGTTGCGAATAACTTAAAAGCCCTGCCTAATATTTTTCTTTCCACAAAAGAGCTAAACCACCGCTCCTGCCATGTGGCTCTACTACTAGAATTCCTTCATAACCCAGCTTCTTTTGAATTCCTTCCATCTTCAACTTATTAGCAAGAGTTTCACACAAAAAGATAAAAATAGGCTTTTCTTGACGCACAACATCCATGAGGAACTGTAAATTCTGAGGGAGCCCACCCCTCGGCAGTTCCAATTGAGGGTACTCATGGCTACTGGCGGGTCTGCGTTACAGAACCTGCCAATAACTCATTTTTTAAATCTCTATTCCTCTCATGTTGTATATCTGTcatgtctgcatcagcttcattTAGATACTTGCTTGGTTGAATGAGACTGGACTACTGTAATATGGGCTCCTCCACTCTACGTCTTTTTTGGTCCATAATTAAAAGCCCATTTACTTCCTTTAACTCTAAATTTTCCCTCGCACTGAAATTATTCAAATTATTGTTCACACTAGATAAGTCATGATTACCCTTGTTCCCGTAATTTTCTCCAACACCCCCCAAATTCTGAGATACTGTATTATCACTTTTTATACCTGAATTTCCGGGATTGTGATCGTGTTTAGCGAAATCAGTGGTAACCACCTCGTTGTTGTTGTTCTCCTTCTCGTCCGACTGAGCCGTCGCTACCGGAATCCTGCCTCCTTGTCTTAGCCACTTCGACCCAATGGTATGACTTCTACGTTTAGGCTCAGCTCTCATCCATGCACCATAAGGTTTCTCAATCTTATCCAGCGGTGTATCGAAAATTCTTTCACAATATTTCTCGTTATGTCCTATCATTCcacaaataaaacaaaacattGGAAGGCCTTCATATTTGAAGTTTTCCCAGCAGCAGTTAGCATCATTCTTTTTCAATTTCTTCCTTCGTTTTAATGGCTTGTTCAGATCAATAGAGACCCTGACTCTGAGATAGTCTCTCCATACCCCGACGAAGTTGTTAGCATCAGATTCAATATACTCCCAAATGTAGTTTCCAACATCTTTCACAACTTTCTGAGACATAAACCCTGTGTTCATGCCATTTAACTGGATCCACATATCAAGTTTAACGATATTCAATGTGCGTGGGTTGTATCGCTCCCTTAATCTTACAAAAAACCAGTTGAAACCTTCCAAATGTCCAAGGACTGCCTTCAATAACCCTTGAAATATCCACTTCATGGTAGAACTGAAAAATGTATCGATTACGCTCCAAAACCTTGACATACATCCCCCTCCCTGGCCTCCAAAGCGATGCCATTTTATGTTACATTTTTTGAAAGTCGATAGAGGATTCAGTTAGAAATCGCCCTAAAAGGCACCATCGTATATCAATTTCAAATAAATTCTCAGTATTTTCTTCGTAAATTAATCCACCTTCCTCCTCATCCTCCAACCTAATCCTTGCAAAACTATCCTCCATTTCATGTGTTGGATTTCTTTCGCAAGCCATTAGAACAGAGTTTAAAATGAACGTAACACAAAC
The sequence above is drawn from the Apium graveolens cultivar Ventura chromosome 2, ASM990537v1, whole genome shotgun sequence genome and encodes:
- the LOC141707777 gene encoding ABSCISIC ACID-INSENSITIVE 5-like protein 7; the protein is MSSYINFKNIGDPSQPEGSAAKPAGNFSLGGQSSVYSLTFDELQSTFSGAGKEFGSMNMDEFLKNIWTSDGPQPIASSCGFGEGILVASGNLQKQGSLTLPRTLSQKTVDEVLNLLKEGEKNGSGNGNGGANLPQRQGTLGEMTLEEFLSKAGVVGEATHPIERSCNGGFYGEVSQEINNNAGLGFGFQQTQRNHASANDQIMENNNAVPHISSNLAVDACSVMSQQLQQQQRQPPLFPKQATVAFSSPNNLVNKLQLASPGGKRGLNAGRADHSMSNSLVQSRVIQSSSTGMANLAPRVTTIAAGASKTQFIPNMIPKSDVDTSSYSPSPYAFNEGAARGKKPSGVLEKVVERRRKRMIKNRESAARSRARKQAYTLELEAEVAKLKDVIEDLQDKQKKFKDMQKTQVLEKMKYPRGSKSLCLRRTLTGPW
- the LOC141692452 gene encoding uncharacterized protein LOC141692452, coding for MEEAGENCKYLGLPNMLNKSKGNIMAFLKDKVRNRMLSWEGRCISQGGKETLVKSVAHSLPTYAMSLFLLSVDITKDFERIILKFWWNWNRSDRKGIHWMSWSILSKHKLNGGRDFNLAMLGKQAWRFLTKPDSLEEKGVILAGIRWKVGSGQMIDIVNQPWLLDDNNPYVTSNHPTLTHNKVSSLVSTEYHGWDEDILRDLFNERDQ